A genomic stretch from Theobroma cacao cultivar B97-61/B2 chromosome 4, Criollo_cocoa_genome_V2, whole genome shotgun sequence includes:
- the LOC18601090 gene encoding BRO1 domain-containing protein BROX homolog isoform X3, whose amino-acid sequence MGCTYSVYGLGRKKKLSIPEVVVYVPSMRIPAQCDLQRALKGLIPRDLIDRLSCLRNRIALIAEDTGGSAITELRQALEEYLSILIGLTKKEHGLEDLVEFKWKNLEDGRQETCVANAWFELLSVVHMMAMLTLSEADTLMIPKDYSGSGFRVVSTADCKRDAVDLLLKSAGYLEFGVRNVLSRIPAEIKKSLSKDLQDGVLEAIAIQALAQGTEIQLGLAVESQKATLSVKRRLACEQLIYYSQAYQCLSGCDLGHGYGKKHTWFIKWKFLESKAAAYYYHGLVLDKSNEPTCHISAVCCFLAAQELLVESKKACISFCLSAPVTRAPPLWGVMKHLHQKIPEVASRKSQMYGYLLEQEKALQSLPDLPDFQLSLRPDDYELPGIDPAWDCEKWENQSQSLKEHLKDCEDEMEKE is encoded by the exons ATGGGGTGCACTTATTCTGTGTACGGACTTGGGAGGAAAAAGAAGCTGAGTATCCCGGAAGTGGTGGTATATGTTCCTTCTATGAGAATTCCAGCACAATGTGATCTCCAAAGAGCGCTCAAGGGTCTAATTCCTCGTGATCTTATCGACAGATTATCTTGTCTAAGGAATCGGATTGCGTTAATTGCAGAGGATACTG GTGGATCTGCTATTACTGAATTGCGGCAGGCACTGGAGGAGTACTTGTCAATTCTAATTGGACTTACTAAGAAAG AACATGGTCTTGAGGACTTGGTGGAATTCAAGTGGAAAAATTTAGAAGACGGACGACAA GAGACTTGTGTAGCAAATGCCTGGTTTGAATTGTTATCTGTTGTTCACATGATGGCTATGCTCACATTATCTGAGGCTGATACGCTTATGATCCCCAAGGATTATTCTGGTTCTGGCTTTAGGGTCGTATCTACAG CAGATTGCAAGAGGGATGCTGTTGATTTATTACTTAAGTCAGCAGGGTACTTGGAATTTGGTGTCCGGAATGTACTCAGTCGCATACCAGCAGAAATCAA GAAAAGTTTGTCAAAGGATTTGCAGGATGGTGTACTAGAGGCTATTGCTATCCAAGCATTGGCCCAG GGAACTGAAATACAGCTTGGTTTAGCAGTTGAAAGTCAAAAGGCCACGCTATCAGTGAAGAGGAGGTTGGCCTGTGAACAGCTCATTTATTACAgtcag GCTTATCAATGCTTGTCTGGATGTGACTTAGGTCATGGATATGGAAAGAAACACACGTGGTTCATCAAGTGGAAATTCCTTGAATCAAAG GCTGCTGCTTACTACTACCATGGTCTGGTCCTGGACAAGAGTAATGAACCAACCTGCCATATTAGTGCTGTATGCTGTTTTCTAGCTGCACAAGAACTACTTGTAGAGAGCAAGAAAGCCTGCATAAGCTTTTGCCTTTCAGCTCCAGTAACCAG GGCTCCTCCACTTTGGGGAGTTATGAAGCATTTACACCAGAAAATACCTGAAGTCGCATCAAGGAAATCTCAGATGTATGGCTACCTCTTAGAACAAGAGAA GGCTCTCCAATCATTACCTGACCTACCAGATTTCCAACTATCACTGAGACCTGATGACTATGAATTACCTGGAATTGATCCAGCGTGGGATTGTGAAAAGTGGGAAAACCAGAGCCAGTCCCTGAAAGAGCATCTCAAAGACTGCGAGGATGAGAtggaaaaagaatga
- the LOC18601091 gene encoding zinc finger protein CONSTANS-LIKE 9 — translation MMEKVSKSKPRRSVLVLCDFCNSKPAVLYCIADSAKLCLFCDQRVHSANALSFKHPRSQICDGCKTKPASFLCSNDNLIFCQDCDWNSHNSNCSVSALHERSPIERFSGCPSVTELASLLGFDLKPKDLMNLDPGFSLYEQELMNLEDFMVPNENSSVSSALLSSVKLNHEVYRQLVEMGKRDLVRVSGDGAELGPGTPPGRSSEKGNLGSFEVENGDDEELLHQRTSFSSLLMLENNVALRKTEYVAEGELIWDYNSSYQASKIWDFQSGRSRDYEESCPEDAGCMNSISSRGFVIKNYDEFAKEGSLSETKVFQDMDQMSLSMKCEDTLSRSSRCNQPFSSYTATTEASNHVPVVGSSSDSKVVEPLKCDSTRYVQVMEHLVLAGGESMNEAKAKIDMELLAQSRGNAMLRYQEKKKHRRYDKHIRYESRKARADTRKRFKGRFVKASEAPDVKV, via the exons ATGATGGAGAAGGTTTCCAAATCAAAGCCGAGAAGATCCGTGCTGGTTCTATGTGACTTTTGCAACTCAAAGCCAGCAGTTTTGTACTGCATAGCTGACTCTGCAAAGCTCTGCTTGTTCTGTGACCAACGAGTCCACTCTGCCAATGCTCTGTCTTTCAAGCATCCTCGTTCACAGATCTGTGACGGTTGCAAAACCAAACCagcttcttttctttgctcaaaTGATAATCTTATATTCTGCCAAGACTGTGATTGGAATTCACATAACAGCAACTGTTCTGTTTCAGCTCTGCACGAGCGTTCTCCTATTGAAAGGTTCTCAGGTTGTCCTTCAGTGACTGAACTAGCTTCTCTTCTGGGATTTgatttaaaaccaaaagattTGATGAATTTGGATCCAGGGTTTTCTTTATACGAGCAAGAACTTATGAATCTGGAAGATTTTATGGTCCCAAATGAGAATTCCTCTGTTTCCTCTGCTTTGCTAAGCTCTGTTAAGCTTAACCATGAGGTGTATAGACAACTGGTTGAGATGGGGAAGAGAGATTTGGTGAGAGTAAGTGGTGATGGAGCTGAATTGGGGCCAGGGACGCCGCCTGGTAGAAGTTCTGAGAAGGGGAATTTAGGGAGTTTTGAAGTGGAAAATGGGGATGATGAAGAACTGCTGCACCAGCGAACCTCGTTTAGCTCTTTGCTAATGTTGGAAAACAATGTGGCCTTGAGAAAAACTGAATATGTCGCTGAAGGAGAGCTTATCTGGGACTATAACTCTTCTTATCAGGCTTCCAAG ATATGGGATTTTCAATCAGGAAGGTCAAGAGACTATGAAGAATCCTGTCCAGAAGATGCAGGGTGCATGAATAGCATAAGCAGTCGCGGTTTTGTGATTAAGAACTATGATGAGTTTGCTAAGGAAGGTTCCCTATCAGAAACTAAAGTCTTTCAAGACATGGACCAGATGAGCCTCTCCATGAAATGTGAGGATACCTTGTCCAGAAGT AGCCGCTGCAATCAACCATTCTCAAGCTACACAGCAACAACTGAAGCAAGTAACCATGTGCCAGTAGTTGGATCATCATCAGATTCCAAGGTGGTTGAACCCTTAAAATGCGATAGTACCAGATATGTCCAGGTCATGGAACATCTGGTTCTGGCCGGTGGTGAGTCTATGAATGAGGCAAAAGCTAAGATTGACATGGAACTGCTGGCGCAAAGCAGAGGCAATGCCATGTTGCGGTACcaggagaagaagaaacataGGAG ATATGACAAGCACATACGCTATGAGTCAAGGAAGGCCAGGGCTGATACTAGAAAGAGATTCAAAGGTCGCTTTGTGAAGGCAAGTGAAGCTCCAGATGTTAAGGTGTAA
- the LOC18601088 gene encoding acyltransferase-like protein At3g26840, chloroplastic, whose product MKEAIEVKPNTYANPQELPEEEEGKKRLKDYFEDCKDLIKSDGGPPRWFCPLECTSTSPDYPLLLFLPGIDGTGLGLIMHHHKLGKIFEIWCLHIPVNDRTPFTELVKMVETTVRSESCRSPNRPIYILGESLGACLGLAVAARNPKIDLLLILANPATSFSKSQLQHLMPLLEIIPDQFPLNLPYMLSIMKGDPLKMLMDNVLKRGSLPQTIGGLSQDLFTMSSYLHVLTDILPKETLQWKLRMLKTASASTNSCLHAVKAQTLILCSGKDQLLPSQEEGKRLQNALPKCEIRVFDESGHLLFLEDGVDLVMTIKGASFYRRGKHLDCGSDFIPPTPSEFKKIYESHKWILTATSPVMLSTLENGKVVRGLAGIPSEGPVLFVGYHMLMAIEVVPFVAQLMSERDILLRALAHPAMFIKVKDSRFPDPSMFDVIRIMGAVPVSATNLYRLLSSKSHVLLYPGGLREALHRKGEEYKLFWPEESEFVRMAARFGAKIVPFGAVGEDDVAEVVLDYNDLVKIPWQRTQIEEMTELSMKLRPDATGEVANQQVYTPWMVPKFPGRFYFYFGKPIETEGMKLEPRGKEKSQELYLHVKSEVEKCIAFLQDKRKTDPFRNLLPRLLYQASLGSTASSSQIPTFEL is encoded by the exons ATGAAGGAAGCAATTGAAGTGAAACCAAATACTTACGCGAATCCGCAGGAGCTACCGGAGGAGGAGGAAGGCAAAAAGAGGTTAAAGGATTACTTTGAAGACTGCAAAGATTTGATCAAATCGGACGGCGGTCCGCCTCGCTGGTTCTGTCCATTGGAATGCACTTCTACTTCTCCAGATTACCCTCTCCTTCTCTTCTTGCCTG GAATTGATGGCACTGGACTTGGACTTATAATGCATCATCATAAGCTTGGAAA GATCTTCGAAATCTGGTGCTTGCATATTCCAGTTAATGATAGAACACCATTTACAG AGCTAGTGAAGATGGTTGAAACAACGGTAAGGTCAGAGAGCTGCAGGTCACCAAATAGGCCAATATATATCCTTGGAGAATCTCTTGGAGCATGCCTTGGGTTAGCTGTTGCAGCCAGGAATCCTAAGATTGATCTTTTGCTTATTTTGGCTAACCCAG CTACATCTTTCAGCAAGTCACAACTTCAACATCTAATGCCTTTACTGGAAATCATTCCGGATCAGTTCCCTCTTAATCTCCCTTACATGCTGAGCATAATGAAAG GTGATCCTTTGAAGATGCTGATGGATAATGTGTTGAAAAGAGGTTCTCTGCCACAAACTATTGGAGGGCTATCACAAGATCTATTTACCATGTCATCCTACCTCCAT GTTCTGACTGATATCTTACCAAAAGAAACACTCCAATGGAAGCTAAGGATGCTGAAAACTGCTTCTGCATCCACAAATTCATGCCTTCATGCTGTAAAAGCTCAAACACTGATACTTTGCAG TGGAAAAGATCAATTGCTGCCTAGTCAAGAGGAAGGTAAAAGACTTCAGAATGCTCTGCCGAAATGTGAGATTCGTGTGTTTGATGAAAGCGGTCATCTTCTCTTCCTG GAAGATGGTGTCGATTTGGTAATGACCATCAAGGGTGCTAGCTTCTATCGTCGTGGAAAACACCTTGACTGCGGCTCAGATTTCATACCACCAACACCTTctgaattcaaaaaaatatatgaatcACATAA ATGGATCCTTACAGCTACTAGCCCTGTGATGCTCTCAACATTGGAGAACGGAAAGGTGGTGAGAGGTCTTGCTGGAATTCCTTCTGAGGGACCAGTCCTGTTTGTTGGTTATCACATGCTAATGGCTATCGAAGTTGTTCCATTTGTAGCTCAACTTATGAGTGAGAGAGACATTCTTTTGCGAGCACTGGCACATCCAGCAATGTTTATTAAAGTTAAAGACAGCAGGTTCCCTGATCCATCAATGTTTGACGTAATTAGAATAATGGGCGCAGTTCCTGTCTCAGCAACTAACTTATACAGACTTTTGTCTTCAAAGTCTCATGTCCTGTTGTACCCTGGTGGCTTGCGTGAGGCGCTTCATAGGAAG GGTGAAGAATACAAGTTGTTCTGGCCAGAAGAATCTGAATTTGTCAGAATGGCTGCTAGATTTGGAGCCAAAATTGTGCCTTTTGGTGCTGTTGGAGAGGATGATGTTGCTGag GTAGTTCTTGATTATAATGATCTAGTAAAGATTCCATGGCAAAGGACCCAAATAGAAGAAATGACAGAGCTGTCAATGAAATTGAG GCCTGATGCAACTGGCGAGGTGGCAAACCAACAAGTGTATACGCCATGGATGGTCCCAAAATTTCCAGGCAGGTTCTACTTTTACTTTGGGAAGCCAATAGAAACTGAAG GGATGAAGCTGGAACCAAGGGGCAAGGAGAAATCTCAAGAACTGTATTTACATGTCAAGTCTGAGGTTGAGAAATGCATTGCTTTCTTgcaagacaaaagaaaaacagaccCTTTCAGGAATTTATTGCCTAGGTTGTTGTACCAGGCCAGCCTTGGCTCCACAGCCTCCTCTTCTCAAATTCCTACCTTTGAGCtttaa
- the LOC18601090 gene encoding BRO1 domain-containing protein BROX homolog isoform X4 yields MGCTYSVYGLGRKKKLSIPEVVVYVPSMRIPAQCDLQRALKGLIPRDLIDRLSCLRNRIALIAEDTGGSAITELRQALEEYLSILIGLTKKEHGLEDLVEFKWKNLEDGRQETCVANAWFELLSVVHMMAMLTLSEADTLMIPKDYSGSGFRVVSTDCKRDAVDLLLKSAGYLEFGVRNVLSRIPAEIKKSLSKDLQDGVLEAIAIQALAQGTEIQLGLAVESQKATLSVKRRLACEQLIYYSQAYQCLSGCDLGHGYGKKHTWFIKWKFLESKAAAYYYHGLVLDKSNEPTCHISAVCCFLAAQELLVESKKACISFCLSAPVTRAPPLWGVMKHLHQKIPEVASRKSQMYGYLLEQEKALQSLPDLPDFQLSLRPDDYELPGIDPAWDCEKWENQSQSLKEHLKDCEDEMEKE; encoded by the exons ATGGGGTGCACTTATTCTGTGTACGGACTTGGGAGGAAAAAGAAGCTGAGTATCCCGGAAGTGGTGGTATATGTTCCTTCTATGAGAATTCCAGCACAATGTGATCTCCAAAGAGCGCTCAAGGGTCTAATTCCTCGTGATCTTATCGACAGATTATCTTGTCTAAGGAATCGGATTGCGTTAATTGCAGAGGATACTG GTGGATCTGCTATTACTGAATTGCGGCAGGCACTGGAGGAGTACTTGTCAATTCTAATTGGACTTACTAAGAAAG AACATGGTCTTGAGGACTTGGTGGAATTCAAGTGGAAAAATTTAGAAGACGGACGACAA GAGACTTGTGTAGCAAATGCCTGGTTTGAATTGTTATCTGTTGTTCACATGATGGCTATGCTCACATTATCTGAGGCTGATACGCTTATGATCCCCAAGGATTATTCTGGTTCTGGCTTTAGGGTCGTATCTACAG ATTGCAAGAGGGATGCTGTTGATTTATTACTTAAGTCAGCAGGGTACTTGGAATTTGGTGTCCGGAATGTACTCAGTCGCATACCAGCAGAAATCAA GAAAAGTTTGTCAAAGGATTTGCAGGATGGTGTACTAGAGGCTATTGCTATCCAAGCATTGGCCCAG GGAACTGAAATACAGCTTGGTTTAGCAGTTGAAAGTCAAAAGGCCACGCTATCAGTGAAGAGGAGGTTGGCCTGTGAACAGCTCATTTATTACAgtcag GCTTATCAATGCTTGTCTGGATGTGACTTAGGTCATGGATATGGAAAGAAACACACGTGGTTCATCAAGTGGAAATTCCTTGAATCAAAG GCTGCTGCTTACTACTACCATGGTCTGGTCCTGGACAAGAGTAATGAACCAACCTGCCATATTAGTGCTGTATGCTGTTTTCTAGCTGCACAAGAACTACTTGTAGAGAGCAAGAAAGCCTGCATAAGCTTTTGCCTTTCAGCTCCAGTAACCAG GGCTCCTCCACTTTGGGGAGTTATGAAGCATTTACACCAGAAAATACCTGAAGTCGCATCAAGGAAATCTCAGATGTATGGCTACCTCTTAGAACAAGAGAA GGCTCTCCAATCATTACCTGACCTACCAGATTTCCAACTATCACTGAGACCTGATGACTATGAATTACCTGGAATTGATCCAGCGTGGGATTGTGAAAAGTGGGAAAACCAGAGCCAGTCCCTGAAAGAGCATCTCAAAGACTGCGAGGATGAGAtggaaaaagaatga
- the LOC18601090 gene encoding BRO1 domain-containing protein BROX homolog isoform X2 produces the protein MGCTYSVYGLGRKKKLSIPEVVVYVPSMRIPAQCDLQRALKGLIPRDLIDRLSCLRNRIALIAEDTGGSAITELRQALEEYLSILIGLTKKEHGLEDLVEFKWKNLEDGRQETCVANAWFELLSVVHMMAMLTLSEADTLMIPKDYSGSGFRVVSTDCKRDAVDLLLKSAGYLEFGVRNVLSRIPAEIKKSLSKDLQDGVLEAIAIQALAQGTEIQLGLAVESQKATLSVKRRLACEQLIYYSQAYQCLSGCDLGHGYGKKHTWFIKWKFLESKAAAYYYHGLVLDKSNEPTCHISAVCCFLAAQELLVESKKACISFCLSAPVTRLVLILGYENRQLLWYCLWSIFSNLILFLFWWKRAPPLWGVMKHLHQKIPEVASRKSQMYGYLLEQEKALQSLPDLPDFQLSLRPDDYELPGIDPAWDCEKWENQSQSLKEHLKDCEDEMEKE, from the exons ATGGGGTGCACTTATTCTGTGTACGGACTTGGGAGGAAAAAGAAGCTGAGTATCCCGGAAGTGGTGGTATATGTTCCTTCTATGAGAATTCCAGCACAATGTGATCTCCAAAGAGCGCTCAAGGGTCTAATTCCTCGTGATCTTATCGACAGATTATCTTGTCTAAGGAATCGGATTGCGTTAATTGCAGAGGATACTG GTGGATCTGCTATTACTGAATTGCGGCAGGCACTGGAGGAGTACTTGTCAATTCTAATTGGACTTACTAAGAAAG AACATGGTCTTGAGGACTTGGTGGAATTCAAGTGGAAAAATTTAGAAGACGGACGACAA GAGACTTGTGTAGCAAATGCCTGGTTTGAATTGTTATCTGTTGTTCACATGATGGCTATGCTCACATTATCTGAGGCTGATACGCTTATGATCCCCAAGGATTATTCTGGTTCTGGCTTTAGGGTCGTATCTACAG ATTGCAAGAGGGATGCTGTTGATTTATTACTTAAGTCAGCAGGGTACTTGGAATTTGGTGTCCGGAATGTACTCAGTCGCATACCAGCAGAAATCAA GAAAAGTTTGTCAAAGGATTTGCAGGATGGTGTACTAGAGGCTATTGCTATCCAAGCATTGGCCCAG GGAACTGAAATACAGCTTGGTTTAGCAGTTGAAAGTCAAAAGGCCACGCTATCAGTGAAGAGGAGGTTGGCCTGTGAACAGCTCATTTATTACAgtcag GCTTATCAATGCTTGTCTGGATGTGACTTAGGTCATGGATATGGAAAGAAACACACGTGGTTCATCAAGTGGAAATTCCTTGAATCAAAG GCTGCTGCTTACTACTACCATGGTCTGGTCCTGGACAAGAGTAATGAACCAACCTGCCATATTAGTGCTGTATGCTGTTTTCTAGCTGCACAAGAACTACTTGTAGAGAGCAAGAAAGCCTGCATAAGCTTTTGCCTTTCAGCTCCAGTAACCAGGTTGGTTTTGATCTTAGGATACGAAAATCGTCAACTGTTATGGTATTGTCTCTGGTCAATCTTTTCAAatctaattctttttcttttttggtggAAAAGGGCTCCTCCACTTTGGGGAGTTATGAAGCATTTACACCAGAAAATACCTGAAGTCGCATCAAGGAAATCTCAGATGTATGGCTACCTCTTAGAACAAGAGAA GGCTCTCCAATCATTACCTGACCTACCAGATTTCCAACTATCACTGAGACCTGATGACTATGAATTACCTGGAATTGATCCAGCGTGGGATTGTGAAAAGTGGGAAAACCAGAGCCAGTCCCTGAAAGAGCATCTCAAAGACTGCGAGGATGAGAtggaaaaagaatga
- the LOC18601089 gene encoding CASP-like protein 1F2 codes for MALEVARDKASFMLQAKSLGIPGSNTSKTSFFMAQIMLRVFAAAFTVAAICVMVTSSQSIILLGFSIRAQYSYSSAMRFLLVTDAVVCAFSALSLILVCRLSRSGSYLKSCFYLLMHDMVIMVLAVSGCAAATAVGYVSRYGEEKMGWMAICDRVGKFCNQMMITLVFSYLAFFSYFALAVMSSNKVMYQANE; via the exons ATGGCACTTGAGGTTGCCAGAGATAAAGCTTCATTCATGCTCCAAGCCAAATCTTTGGGCATTCCAGGGTCAAACACCTCAAAAACAAGTTTCTTTATGGCTCAAATCATGCTCAGGGTTTTTGCTGCTGCTTTCACAGTGGCTGCAATCTGTGTTATGGTCACAAGCTCCCAATCCATCATTCTACTTGGTTTCTCTATTAGAGCTCAGTACAGCTACTCATCTGCTATGAG GTTTTTACTTGTGACAGACGCTGTAGTTTGCGCCTTCTCTGCACTTTCATTGATCTTGGTTTGCCGTTTGAGCCGTTCAGGATCATATCTCAAGAGCTGTTTCTATCTGTTGATGCATGACATG GTGATTATGGTGTTGGCCGTATCTGGATGCGCAGCGGCCACGGCAGTGGGTTATGTCAGTAGatatggagaagaaaaaatgggTTGGATGGCTATTTGTGATCGTGTGGGGAAGTTTTGCAATCAAATGATGATAACCTTGGTGTTCTCTTACTTGGCTTTCTTTTCCTACTTTGCTCTTGCTGTTATGTCAAGCAACAAAGTCATGTATCAAGCCAATGAATGA
- the LOC18601090 gene encoding BRO1 domain-containing protein BROX homolog isoform X1: MGCTYSVYGLGRKKKLSIPEVVVYVPSMRIPAQCDLQRALKGLIPRDLIDRLSCLRNRIALIAEDTGGSAITELRQALEEYLSILIGLTKKEHGLEDLVEFKWKNLEDGRQETCVANAWFELLSVVHMMAMLTLSEADTLMIPKDYSGSGFRVVSTADCKRDAVDLLLKSAGYLEFGVRNVLSRIPAEIKKSLSKDLQDGVLEAIAIQALAQGTEIQLGLAVESQKATLSVKRRLACEQLIYYSQAYQCLSGCDLGHGYGKKHTWFIKWKFLESKAAAYYYHGLVLDKSNEPTCHISAVCCFLAAQELLVESKKACISFCLSAPVTRLVLILGYENRQLLWYCLWSIFSNLILFLFWWKRAPPLWGVMKHLHQKIPEVASRKSQMYGYLLEQEKALQSLPDLPDFQLSLRPDDYELPGIDPAWDCEKWENQSQSLKEHLKDCEDEMEKE, translated from the exons ATGGGGTGCACTTATTCTGTGTACGGACTTGGGAGGAAAAAGAAGCTGAGTATCCCGGAAGTGGTGGTATATGTTCCTTCTATGAGAATTCCAGCACAATGTGATCTCCAAAGAGCGCTCAAGGGTCTAATTCCTCGTGATCTTATCGACAGATTATCTTGTCTAAGGAATCGGATTGCGTTAATTGCAGAGGATACTG GTGGATCTGCTATTACTGAATTGCGGCAGGCACTGGAGGAGTACTTGTCAATTCTAATTGGACTTACTAAGAAAG AACATGGTCTTGAGGACTTGGTGGAATTCAAGTGGAAAAATTTAGAAGACGGACGACAA GAGACTTGTGTAGCAAATGCCTGGTTTGAATTGTTATCTGTTGTTCACATGATGGCTATGCTCACATTATCTGAGGCTGATACGCTTATGATCCCCAAGGATTATTCTGGTTCTGGCTTTAGGGTCGTATCTACAG CAGATTGCAAGAGGGATGCTGTTGATTTATTACTTAAGTCAGCAGGGTACTTGGAATTTGGTGTCCGGAATGTACTCAGTCGCATACCAGCAGAAATCAA GAAAAGTTTGTCAAAGGATTTGCAGGATGGTGTACTAGAGGCTATTGCTATCCAAGCATTGGCCCAG GGAACTGAAATACAGCTTGGTTTAGCAGTTGAAAGTCAAAAGGCCACGCTATCAGTGAAGAGGAGGTTGGCCTGTGAACAGCTCATTTATTACAgtcag GCTTATCAATGCTTGTCTGGATGTGACTTAGGTCATGGATATGGAAAGAAACACACGTGGTTCATCAAGTGGAAATTCCTTGAATCAAAG GCTGCTGCTTACTACTACCATGGTCTGGTCCTGGACAAGAGTAATGAACCAACCTGCCATATTAGTGCTGTATGCTGTTTTCTAGCTGCACAAGAACTACTTGTAGAGAGCAAGAAAGCCTGCATAAGCTTTTGCCTTTCAGCTCCAGTAACCAGGTTGGTTTTGATCTTAGGATACGAAAATCGTCAACTGTTATGGTATTGTCTCTGGTCAATCTTTTCAAatctaattctttttcttttttggtggAAAAGGGCTCCTCCACTTTGGGGAGTTATGAAGCATTTACACCAGAAAATACCTGAAGTCGCATCAAGGAAATCTCAGATGTATGGCTACCTCTTAGAACAAGAGAA GGCTCTCCAATCATTACCTGACCTACCAGATTTCCAACTATCACTGAGACCTGATGACTATGAATTACCTGGAATTGATCCAGCGTGGGATTGTGAAAAGTGGGAAAACCAGAGCCAGTCCCTGAAAGAGCATCTCAAAGACTGCGAGGATGAGAtggaaaaagaatga
- the LOC18601094 gene encoding translocon-associated protein subunit beta — MATLIGNPLIKALIALFLISAATAIGDAPFIVAHKKASLTRLKSGAERVSVSIDIYNQGFSTAYDVSLLDDSWPQDAFDVVSGNTSQSWERLDAGGLLSHSFELEAKRQGMFYGAPAVITFRIPTKSALQEAYSTPILPLDVLAERPPEKKFEWAKRLLAKYGSQISVISIVVLFIYLIAIPSKSSAAKASKKKR, encoded by the exons ATGGCAACGCTTATCGGAAATCCGCTGATCAAGGCATTGATTGCTCTCTTCTTGATATCAGCAGCCACCGCCATTGGCGACGCTCCCTTCATCGTCGCTCACAAGAAGGCGTCACTCACCAGACTCAAATCCGGAGCCGAACGCGTCTCCGTCTCCATCGACATCTACAACCAAGGCTTCTC GACAGCGTATGATGTGAGTCTCCTTGATGATAGCTGGCCCCAAGATGCGTTTGATGTTGTCAGTGGTAACACTTCGCAGTCATGGGAGAGACTTGATGC TGGTGGTCTTCTATCTCATTCATTTGAATTAGAGGCCAAAAGACAAGGAATGTTCTATGGTGCCCCAGCAGTTATTACTTTCCGCATTCCCACAAAGTCTGCACTACAG GAGGCATATTCAACTCCAATCTTGCCCTTAGATGTTCTTGCGGAGAGACCTCCTGAGAAGAAGTTTGAGTGG GCTAAG AGGTTGCTTGCTAAGTATGGGTCTCAAATCTCTGTGATCTCGATTGTGGTTCTTTTCATCTACCTAATCGCCATCCCCTCAAAATCCAGTGCTGCAAAAGCAAGCAAGAAGAAGCGCTAA